The Actinomycetes bacterium sequence CTTTTTTCATTATTTGCCTGGCATATCCCAAAACTTTCCTGGTATGCTCGATGTGTTCAGGATGCTGATTAAAATATTGCTCCATCTCTGTAGTTACTTTTTTTTCCAAATCACTGATCTCCATGTATTCTCCTTCTTATTTAAAAATTTCTCTTACATAAAAAATTTGCCTATACATTATTACAGGGTTTTTAATCTGAGCAGATGAACGGTTACTCCAATGGCTACTAATACCAGTATTATTCTAACCCATATAATACTGGTAGCAAAAATTGCAGAGCTTAAAATGGTTGCCCACAACAGTATAAGAGCAACTAGCTTGGCCCTGGCTTCAATACCCCTTTTCTCTCTGTAATCCTTAATATATTTACCCAGGATTCTGTGGTTCAGCAGCCAGTTGTAGAATTTTCTGGATCCCTTTGCATAGCAGGCTGCAGACAACAGCAGAAACGGGGTAGTGGGTAAAATTGGTAAAAAAATTCCTACCACCCCTATACTTA is a genomic window containing:
- a CDS encoding YbaN family protein, producing MKYVALSSGTLFLSIGVVGIFLPILPTTPFLLLSAACYAKGSRKFYNWLLNHRILGKYIKDYREKRGIEARAKLVALILLWATILSSAIFATSIIWVRIILVLVAIGVTVHLLRLKTL